Proteins encoded in a region of the Cytobacillus pseudoceanisediminis genome:
- a CDS encoding S41 family peptidase: MSRKWIAVLMTGSLLTGAGGTYAGMQWLAKEAPQTGAGNQLIDSKENGTQIEKEKIEKMETAYQLILNSYVEKVEEKQLVEGAIQGMLATLEDPYSVYMDEETAKQFSDTLESSFEGIGAEVSMVEGKIIIVAPFKDSPAEKAGLKPKDEILKVDGESVEGLDLYKATMKIRGKKGTKVELEIARQGLKEPLKVEVKRDEIPQITVYSEIKKQRGKNVGYLEITSFSEETSKEFAKQLSEMEKEGIDGLVIDVRGNPGGLLTSVQEILKELVTADKPYLQIEKRDGEKMRYFSTLEKPKSYPIAVLVDKGSASASEILAGALKEAQGYAIIGENSFGKGTVQQPVPMGDGSNIKLTLFKWLTPDGNWIHNKGIKPTLEVKQPDIYQTHPLQVEKPLAIDMNNEMVKNAQGILAGLGYAPGRTDGYFNDSTAAAVKAFQKQKELEASGRIDKKTAAALEQAAIEEMRKEQNDLQLQTALRYIAR; encoded by the coding sequence ATGAGCAGAAAATGGATCGCCGTTCTGATGACGGGATCTTTGCTGACAGGAGCTGGCGGTACATATGCAGGCATGCAGTGGCTGGCAAAGGAAGCTCCGCAGACAGGGGCAGGAAATCAATTAATAGATTCTAAGGAAAACGGAACACAAATTGAAAAAGAGAAAATCGAAAAGATGGAAACGGCCTATCAGTTAATCTTAAATAGCTATGTGGAAAAAGTAGAGGAAAAGCAGCTCGTGGAGGGAGCCATCCAGGGCATGCTTGCAACCCTTGAAGATCCTTACTCTGTTTATATGGATGAAGAAACAGCAAAACAATTCAGTGATACACTGGAATCTTCTTTTGAAGGAATCGGGGCAGAAGTCAGCATGGTGGAAGGTAAGATCATCATTGTTGCACCGTTTAAAGATTCACCAGCTGAAAAAGCAGGGCTTAAGCCAAAAGATGAAATTTTAAAAGTGGATGGGGAAAGTGTGGAGGGTCTTGATTTATATAAAGCTACCATGAAGATTCGCGGGAAAAAAGGAACAAAGGTAGAGCTTGAAATTGCTCGCCAGGGACTGAAGGAACCTTTAAAGGTAGAGGTAAAAAGAGATGAGATTCCACAAATTACAGTATACTCGGAAATCAAGAAGCAAAGAGGAAAGAATGTAGGATATCTGGAAATCACCTCCTTTTCCGAAGAGACATCCAAGGAATTTGCCAAACAGCTGAGTGAAATGGAGAAAGAGGGAATTGATGGCCTTGTAATCGATGTGCGCGGAAATCCCGGAGGCCTCCTGACATCAGTACAGGAAATCCTGAAGGAATTGGTTACAGCTGATAAGCCATATCTGCAGATAGAAAAACGGGATGGAGAAAAAATGAGGTATTTCTCCACGCTTGAAAAGCCTAAAAGCTATCCGATTGCTGTACTTGTTGATAAAGGGAGTGCATCTGCATCGGAGATTCTTGCCGGCGCTTTAAAGGAAGCTCAAGGGTACGCCATAATCGGTGAGAATTCATTTGGGAAGGGCACTGTTCAGCAGCCTGTTCCGATGGGAGATGGCAGCAATATCAAGCTCACTTTGTTTAAATGGCTGACACCTGACGGAAACTGGATCCATAACAAGGGAATCAAGCCAACTCTCGAGGTTAAACAGCCAGACATCTACCAAACACATCCTTTGCAGGTGGAGAAGCCTTTGGCAATCGATATGAATAATGAAATGGTGAAGAATGCACAGGGAATTCTGGCGGGCCTTGGATATGCTCCAGGAAGGACAGATGGCTACTTCAATGATTCCACTGCAGCCGCTGTAAAAGCATTTCAGAAGCAAAAAGAGCTTGAAGCATCCGGCCGGATAGACAAGAAAACAGCAGCAGCGCTTGAACAGGCCGCCATCGAGGAAATGAGGAAAGAGCAGAATGACCTTCAGCTGCAAACGGCTCTGAGATATATTGCAAGATAG
- a CDS encoding undecaprenyl-diphosphatase has product MDLSQMNVELFRIINDFGKEHTYLNHTFIFLAEYMVFVLGLMALIFWFTRRKENRFMIISAAAAFIMAEIIGKIAGKLHSNNQPFAELSNVNKLIEKAVDNSFPSDHTILFFAFCTTFFIYQKRWGYLWIIIALLVGVSRIWVGVHYPADVLAGALISIVSAIIVSYIVPRLNFIRKFLLLYEKGEKYIFPGRDRSREL; this is encoded by the coding sequence ATGGATTTATCTCAAATGAACGTGGAACTGTTTAGGATCATTAATGACTTTGGTAAAGAACATACATATTTAAACCATACTTTCATATTTTTAGCCGAGTATATGGTATTTGTCCTTGGATTAATGGCTTTAATTTTCTGGTTTACCAGGAGAAAAGAAAACAGGTTTATGATCATCTCGGCTGCTGCCGCCTTTATCATGGCTGAGATTATCGGTAAAATTGCTGGAAAGTTGCATTCAAACAATCAGCCATTTGCAGAATTGTCTAATGTAAACAAATTAATAGAGAAAGCAGTAGATAATTCCTTTCCAAGTGACCATACCATTTTATTCTTTGCATTTTGTACGACTTTTTTCATCTATCAAAAAAGATGGGGATACCTTTGGATCATCATTGCCCTTTTGGTTGGCGTTTCCCGTATATGGGTGGGGGTACACTATCCTGCAGATGTCTTGGCTGGAGCGCTAATAAGCATTGTTTCGGCAATAATCGTTTCTTACATTGTCCCCCGTCTCAACTTTATAAGAAAGTTTCTATTGCTTTATGAAAAAGGGGAAAAATATATTTTTCCTGGCAGGGACAGGTCCAGAGAATTATAA
- a CDS encoding MFS transporter, with protein MKLREHSSFVRFWIASTTSSFGTYITTLALQVLVVGNMGGSAVDVGWVSASRWLPYVLLGLIAGVLVDRFHRKTVLAVTDMGRCIILAFICLMSITGVISIGWLMFLLVLFGALSLFNDTAYQSFVPQIVPRHLLTRANARLEQSSAVAETSGPAIGGGLVSLIGAPFALLFDALSYLFSGVLMASIKHQPSKKVKTGPLGQQIKEGLRWVYQHQYLRTLALNTHAWFLFHSMTMTILVSIFLIELGFDASLLGYVLAAAGVGAVAGTSISPQAGVRFGVGRAMAFSRILYAPAVI; from the coding sequence ATGAAATTAAGGGAGCACAGTAGCTTTGTTCGTTTTTGGATTGCCTCAACAACTTCAAGCTTTGGCACATATATTACAACTCTGGCTCTTCAGGTATTAGTAGTTGGTAATATGGGAGGCAGTGCTGTTGATGTTGGCTGGGTTTCAGCATCTAGATGGCTTCCGTATGTACTGTTGGGATTAATAGCGGGGGTTTTGGTTGATCGCTTTCACCGAAAGACTGTATTGGCAGTAACAGATATGGGGCGCTGCATTATACTTGCCTTCATTTGCTTAATGTCTATCACAGGAGTAATCAGTATTGGCTGGCTAATGTTCCTGCTGGTGCTCTTTGGTGCTTTGTCTCTTTTTAATGATACTGCCTACCAGTCCTTTGTGCCACAAATCGTCCCTCGTCATTTATTAACACGTGCAAATGCACGGTTAGAACAAAGCTCAGCTGTCGCGGAAACGAGCGGTCCAGCCATTGGAGGTGGACTCGTCTCATTGATCGGTGCACCATTTGCCCTTCTTTTTGATGCCTTATCGTATTTGTTTTCAGGTGTATTAATGGCATCGATTAAACACCAGCCCTCAAAAAAAGTGAAGACTGGACCACTTGGTCAGCAAATCAAGGAAGGTTTGCGATGGGTCTATCAACACCAATACCTTCGTACACTCGCTTTAAACACGCACGCCTGGTTTCTCTTTCATAGCATGACCATGACGATCCTAGTATCCATTTTTTTAATTGAGCTTGGCTTCGATGCCTCACTCCTTGGGTATGTCCTCGCCGCTGCAGGTGTTGGTGCTGTCGCAGGAACCTCTATATCTCCTCAAGCCGGTGTGCGCTTTGGCGTCGGACGTGCAATGGCTTTTTCTCGAATTCTCTATGCTCCAGCAGTTATCTAG
- a CDS encoding PDZ domain-containing protein, translating to MIEEWIFEFLKGTGKLLLNPVFYYLFFVAAFLGVSRVRRERKDFSVRAENAYFELRQLLPLGILAGLSVSVVMVGAGLVVPVETIVLTAALTFLWSFTAKVRWMAPVYTLGFAFFATMFAAEQKWPLPSFAQSAADLDSSIFPSIAVLLALLVIAEGFLIIRNGRKGTSPRLVKSKRGQTIGIHESKRIWMVPVFLLIPGQALQLPFDWWPVIPIGGETYSLILVPFSIGFYQRIQGTLPKEATALLGQRICVFGVLLLLISSAGYWYPLASVGAAALAIIGREFISLRQRMAEDQAPSYFSMRNQGIMVLGVVPDSPAYKMSLQVGEVVTKVNGVKIHNEKGFYEALQKNGAHCKLEVLDVNGQVRFVQRALYEGDHHELGLLFVQEEKKWDSEAV from the coding sequence TTGATAGAGGAGTGGATTTTTGAGTTTTTAAAAGGAACAGGAAAGCTGCTGCTGAATCCGGTATTTTATTACCTGTTTTTTGTAGCTGCATTTTTGGGGGTTTCCCGTGTAAGGCGTGAGCGCAAAGACTTTTCTGTTCGTGCGGAAAATGCTTATTTTGAGCTGAGGCAGCTCCTGCCTCTGGGTATCCTGGCAGGTCTATCAGTGAGTGTTGTGATGGTTGGAGCAGGACTTGTCGTACCAGTGGAAACGATTGTTCTTACTGCTGCTCTTACGTTCCTGTGGAGCTTTACGGCAAAAGTGAGATGGATGGCGCCTGTTTATACGCTGGGCTTTGCATTTTTCGCAACAATGTTTGCTGCTGAACAGAAATGGCCATTGCCATCATTCGCCCAGTCGGCAGCGGACCTTGACTCTTCCATCTTTCCGTCCATCGCTGTTCTCTTGGCTCTTCTTGTTATTGCAGAAGGCTTCCTGATTATAAGAAACGGCCGGAAAGGGACATCTCCCAGGCTTGTAAAGAGTAAACGGGGCCAGACGATCGGCATTCATGAATCAAAAAGAATCTGGATGGTGCCTGTGTTTTTGCTTATTCCCGGTCAGGCACTGCAGCTGCCATTTGATTGGTGGCCAGTGATTCCAATCGGCGGGGAAACGTATTCGCTCATTCTTGTCCCTTTTTCGATCGGCTTTTACCAGCGGATTCAGGGCACGCTTCCTAAAGAGGCAACAGCATTGCTCGGACAAAGAATCTGCGTGTTTGGCGTACTTCTTTTGCTGATTTCATCTGCAGGCTACTGGTATCCGCTTGCTTCTGTGGGTGCAGCCGCACTGGCTATCATCGGGCGTGAATTCATCTCTCTCCGCCAGAGAATGGCAGAGGACCAGGCACCGTCTTACTTTTCCATGCGCAATCAGGGAATCATGGTGCTTGGAGTAGTTCCGGATTCACCAGCTTATAAAATGTCTCTGCAAGTGGGAGAGGTTGTTACAAAAGTCAATGGTGTGAAGATCCATAATGAAAAAGGCTTCTATGAAGCGCTGCAAAAGAACGGGGCTCACTGCAAACTTGAGGTTCTTGATGTGAACGGCCAGGTGCGGTTCGTCCAGCGCGCTCTTTATGAGGGCGACCATCATGAACTTGGATTGCTTTTTGTGCAGGAAGAGAAGAAATGGGATAGTGAAGCGGTGTAA
- the cccB gene encoding cytochrome c551: MKKKLLALLMGTSLVLAACGGGDDAAEDKDTATNGGGETTTDTADAGDAQKLYEQKCSSCHGANLEGGVGPALDKIGASLSQEDIENTIANGKGAMPKGLLQGEEASAVASWLAGKK, from the coding sequence GTGAAAAAGAAGCTACTAGCATTACTGATGGGTACATCTTTAGTTCTTGCAGCCTGCGGCGGCGGAGACGATGCTGCTGAAGACAAGGACACTGCTACAAACGGCGGCGGTGAAACAACGACTGATACTGCTGATGCTGGTGATGCACAAAAGCTTTATGAACAGAAATGTTCAAGCTGCCACGGTGCAAACCTTGAAGGCGGTGTAGGACCTGCACTAGATAAAATTGGTGCCAGCCTATCACAGGAAGATATTGAAAACACAATTGCTAACGGTAAAGGAGCTATGCCTAAAGGATTGCTTCAGGGAGAAGAAGCTTCTGCAGTAGCATCCTGGCTAGCAGGCAAGAAATAA
- the prfB gene encoding peptide chain release factor 2 (programmed frameshift) translates to MELADIRNELEKTAKILADFRGSLDLENKEARIAELDDVMLQPGFWDDQQAAQVVISESNSLKEQVVEFHDLYETFENLELTYELVKEESDAELQADLEEELKDLVKRLNDFELQLLLSEEYDKNNAILELHPGAGGTESQDWGSMLLRMYTRWAEKKGFKVETLDYLPGDEAGIKSVTLSIKGHNAYGYLKAEKGVHRLVRISPFDSSGRRHTSFVSCEVMPEFNDEIEIDIRTEDLKIDTYRASGAGGQHINTTDSAVRITHLPTNVVVTCQTERSQIKNRERAMKMLQAKLYQKKIEEQEAELAEIRGEQKDIGWGSQIRSYVFHPYSMVKDHRTNTEVGNVQGVMDGDLDMFINAYLRSKLILPQD, encoded by the exons ATGGAATTAGCAGATATTCGCAATGAACTTGAAAAAACAGCTAAGATTTTAGCGGACTTTAGGGGGTCTCTT GACTTAGAAAACAAAGAGGCGCGCATCGCTGAGCTTGATGATGTCATGCTGCAGCCTGGATTTTGGGATGACCAGCAGGCGGCACAGGTCGTTATCAGCGAATCAAACTCACTGAAAGAACAGGTAGTTGAATTCCACGATTTATACGAAACGTTTGAGAATCTGGAATTAACTTACGAGCTAGTAAAAGAAGAGAGCGACGCAGAATTGCAGGCAGATCTTGAGGAAGAACTCAAGGACTTGGTTAAGCGTCTGAACGATTTCGAGCTTCAGCTTCTTTTAAGCGAGGAATACGACAAGAACAATGCCATTCTTGAACTGCATCCGGGTGCAGGCGGAACCGAGTCACAGGACTGGGGCAGCATGCTGCTTCGTATGTATACACGCTGGGCAGAGAAGAAAGGCTTCAAAGTTGAAACACTTGATTACCTGCCAGGAGATGAAGCGGGCATCAAGAGTGTTACCCTTAGCATTAAGGGCCATAACGCATACGGCTACCTAAAGGCGGAAAAAGGTGTACACCGTCTGGTAAGGATATCGCCATTTGATTCATCAGGACGCCGCCATACTTCATTCGTTTCCTGTGAAGTGATGCCGGAATTCAATGATGAAATTGAAATCGACATCCGTACCGAAGATCTGAAAATCGACACATACCGTGCAAGCGGAGCAGGTGGTCAGCATATCAATACGACTGATTCTGCTGTCCGTATCACTCACTTGCCGACCAATGTCGTGGTAACCTGCCAGACAGAGCGTTCCCAGATCAAAAACCGCGAACGTGCCATGAAAATGCTGCAAGCTAAGCTTTATCAAAAGAAAATCGAAGAGCAGGAAGCAGAATTGGCTGAAATCCGCGGTGAGCAAAAAGACATCGGCTGGGGAAGCCAGATCCGCTCCTATGTCTTCCATCCGTATTCCATGGTAAAAGACCACCGCACCAACACTGAAGTCGGCAACGTCCAGGGAGTTATGGACGGTGACCTGGATATGTTTATTAACGCATATTTGCGTTCGAAATTGATTTTGCCTCAGGATTAA
- a CDS encoding YecA family protein — MSTVKVSRNEPCPCGSGKKYKKCCGSKDAVSIKDVLNHEVLELQKEVRAYALTHFADDMKEDFMDLLDILEDIEPEEKEFYEFVHSFWYILFGTLEDMDSIMDEFIHAKFPAVARPRLKNILKSWGDSKAAAGILTEVTEDKAAIKDCLTGKVYNISLFGDMDVHEGNFAFAMLLPYGEEYVSFPAIFDLPGENAAKFADYIQYSFEDAKYDDPEEYLAEYFIDLMNETPKSLAVPSMDNFDWPSKGAEQVANMFRDDMTEAGEEPWLIGMGISLWMEYLTKTGKQVKKPDNYVAGLRYLVSTIAPTKENLTQKEFGEKYGINANRVSAYYGEIYDAVEKTIIELIESSNS; from the coding sequence ATGTCAACAGTAAAAGTAAGCAGAAACGAACCGTGTCCATGCGGGAGCGGAAAAAAATATAAAAAGTGCTGCGGCAGCAAAGATGCTGTATCAATTAAGGATGTTTTGAATCACGAAGTTCTTGAGCTTCAAAAGGAAGTAAGGGCCTATGCGCTTACTCATTTTGCAGATGACATGAAAGAAGATTTCATGGATCTTCTGGATATCCTTGAAGACATTGAACCAGAGGAAAAAGAGTTTTATGAATTTGTACACTCTTTCTGGTACATTCTATTTGGAACGCTGGAAGATATGGACTCCATTATGGATGAGTTCATTCATGCAAAATTCCCGGCCGTTGCTCGCCCGCGCTTAAAAAACATCTTAAAATCGTGGGGAGACAGCAAAGCGGCAGCTGGGATACTGACCGAGGTGACTGAAGATAAAGCAGCCATTAAAGATTGCCTGACCGGGAAGGTTTACAATATCTCCCTATTTGGTGATATGGACGTTCATGAAGGAAACTTTGCCTTTGCCATGCTTCTTCCTTATGGAGAAGAATATGTATCGTTTCCGGCGATTTTCGACCTGCCAGGAGAAAATGCTGCAAAGTTTGCAGACTATATTCAGTATTCCTTCGAAGATGCAAAATACGATGATCCTGAAGAATACCTGGCTGAATACTTCATTGACCTCATGAATGAAACACCAAAATCATTGGCAGTTCCATCTATGGACAATTTCGATTGGCCATCCAAGGGTGCAGAGCAGGTTGCCAACATGTTCCGGGACGACATGACAGAAGCCGGCGAAGAACCATGGCTGATCGGTATGGGGATTTCACTCTGGATGGAGTATCTGACGAAAACGGGCAAACAGGTCAAAAAGCCTGACAACTATGTTGCGGGTCTTCGATACCTTGTGAGCACGATAGCGCCAACTAAGGAAAATCTCACTCAGAAGGAATTCGGAGAGAAATACGGAATCAATGCGAACCGTGTATCTGCTTATTATGGTGAAATTTATGATGCAGTTGAGAAAACCATTATTGAACTGATTGAATCGTCGAATTCATAA
- a CDS encoding YitT family protein → MGKNRRGYTYSKKAERLLEYIYVLIGSGIVAIAFNVFLLPNRIASGGVSGISTILDAVAGWEPAYVQWAFNIPLFIAGVLLLGKQFGAKTLAGTIFLPLVVFLTKEYEPWTSDPLLASLFGGIGVGLGLGIVFRGKASTGGTDLAAQIINKYTGLSLGTCVAIIDGLIVLSAAIIFDIEQGLYALIALYVTSKTIDLIQLGFSRTKMALIITEKQNEVREGILNKIDRGVTKLSAYGGYTDHERPVLMCVVDQTEFTKLKQLVQTIDPTAFIIVTDASEVLGEGFKRA, encoded by the coding sequence ATGGGCAAGAATAGAAGAGGATATACTTATAGTAAAAAAGCGGAGAGATTGCTGGAGTACATATATGTTTTAATAGGATCTGGAATTGTCGCCATTGCATTTAACGTGTTTTTGCTGCCCAATCGAATTGCATCAGGAGGGGTGAGCGGGATCAGTACGATCCTGGATGCGGTTGCTGGCTGGGAGCCCGCATACGTGCAGTGGGCATTTAATATACCGCTTTTTATTGCAGGCGTACTTTTGCTCGGCAAACAATTTGGGGCAAAAACGCTGGCAGGAACAATCTTTCTGCCCTTAGTTGTTTTCCTTACAAAAGAATATGAGCCATGGACATCAGATCCGCTGCTGGCTTCTCTGTTTGGCGGAATTGGCGTTGGCCTGGGTTTAGGCATCGTTTTCCGGGGTAAAGCATCAACAGGAGGGACAGACCTTGCAGCACAGATTATTAACAAGTATACAGGTTTGTCTCTTGGAACCTGTGTTGCGATAATCGATGGATTGATCGTACTGTCGGCTGCGATTATTTTCGACATAGAGCAGGGGCTGTATGCCTTAATTGCTTTATATGTAACAAGCAAAACAATCGATCTCATACAGCTTGGATTCAGCCGGACAAAGATGGCTTTAATCATTACTGAAAAACAAAATGAAGTTCGTGAAGGAATTTTGAATAAAATTGACCGAGGTGTGACAAAACTATCAGCATACGGTGGTTATACTGACCATGAACGCCCAGTCCTCATGTGTGTGGTGGACCAGACGGAGTTCACAAAATTGAAACAACTGGTTCAAACCATTGATCCTACTGCATTTATCATTGTTACGGATGCTTCCGAGGTGTTGGGCGAGGGTTTCAAACGAGCATAG
- the ftsE gene encoding cell division ATP-binding protein FtsE, with product MIDMKDVYKRYPNGVTAASGIDVHIKQGEFVYVVGPSGAGKSTFIKMMYREEKPSSGTITIDGVNLATLKNAKVPLMRRKIGVVFQDFKLLQTLTVYENVAFALEVIEEHPKNIKKQVMETLDLVGLKHKARMLPTELSGGEQQRVSIARSIVNSPKVVIADEPTGNLDPDTSWEIMNIFDEINTRGTTVVMATHNKEIVNTIKHRVIAIEGGRIVRDEQRGDYGYES from the coding sequence ATGATCGATATGAAAGACGTCTATAAGAGATACCCCAATGGCGTTACAGCAGCCAGCGGGATTGATGTGCATATCAAACAAGGTGAGTTTGTTTATGTAGTAGGACCGAGTGGTGCCGGTAAATCCACTTTTATCAAAATGATGTACCGGGAAGAAAAGCCTTCGAGTGGAACGATAACTATTGACGGAGTAAATCTGGCTACATTAAAGAATGCAAAGGTACCGCTAATGCGACGTAAAATCGGTGTCGTTTTCCAGGACTTTAAGCTACTCCAGACACTGACTGTCTATGAGAATGTTGCTTTTGCTCTTGAGGTTATTGAAGAGCATCCGAAGAATATTAAAAAACAAGTCATGGAAACTTTGGACCTTGTAGGTTTAAAGCATAAGGCAAGAATGCTTCCGACCGAATTATCAGGCGGGGAGCAGCAGCGTGTTTCCATCGCCAGATCCATCGTAAATTCTCCAAAGGTCGTGATTGCGGACGAGCCTACAGGAAACCTTGACCCGGATACTTCATGGGAAATCATGAACATTTTCGATGAAATCAACACGAGAGGAACGACTGTGGTCATGGCAACTCATAATAAAGAAATTGTTAACACGATTAAGCACCGCGTAATTGCCATTGAAGGCGGAAGGATTGTGCGTGACGAGCAAAGAGGTGATTACGGCTATGAAAGCTAG
- the ftsX gene encoding permease-like cell division protein FtsX, with protein sequence MKARTLGRHFRESFKSLGRNGWMTFASASAVTVTLILVGVFFVIMMNLNKVATTIEEDVEIRVHIDVAANEQDQEVLRQKIEGISEVKTVEYSTKEKELDSLIDSLGEEGEAFKLFEQDNPLNDVFIVKTKNPADTMKAAKQIEKMEYAAKVKYGQGQVEKLFNFINAGRNVGLVLIIGLLFTAMFLISNTIKITIMSRRKEIEIMRLVGATNSFIRWPFFLEGLWLGLLGSIIPIALVSTAYYYAFDYLAPKLEGHFIKLLEFSPFVYQISGLIILMGALIGVWGSLMSVRKFLKV encoded by the coding sequence ATGAAAGCTAGAACATTGGGCCGGCACTTCCGTGAAAGCTTTAAGAGCCTCGGACGAAATGGATGGATGACGTTTGCTTCGGCAAGTGCGGTGACAGTAACGCTCATTTTGGTTGGCGTATTTTTCGTCATTATGATGAATCTCAACAAGGTGGCTACAACCATTGAAGAGGACGTGGAAATCCGCGTTCACATCGATGTTGCTGCAAATGAGCAGGATCAGGAAGTTTTACGGCAAAAAATCGAAGGAATATCCGAAGTTAAAACAGTTGAATATTCAACTAAGGAAAAAGAGCTTGATAGTTTAATAGACAGCCTTGGTGAAGAAGGAGAAGCCTTCAAACTGTTCGAACAGGATAATCCGCTGAACGATGTATTTATCGTAAAGACTAAAAACCCGGCAGATACAATGAAAGCTGCGAAACAGATTGAAAAAATGGAATATGCCGCAAAAGTAAAGTATGGCCAGGGGCAGGTTGAGAAGCTATTTAACTTTATCAATGCCGGCCGAAATGTTGGCCTTGTATTGATTATCGGCCTATTATTTACTGCTATGTTCCTGATTTCAAATACGATTAAAATTACGATCATGTCTCGAAGAAAAGAAATTGAGATTATGAGATTGGTAGGAGCAACCAATTCCTTCATCAGATGGCCATTTTTCCTGGAAGGCTTATGGCTTGGATTGCTTGGATCGATTATTCCGATTGCACTTGTTTCGACAGCCTACTATTATGCCTTTGATTATTTGGCGCCAAAGCTTGAAGGACACTTTATCAAGCTGCTGGAATTTAGTCCGTTTGTCTATCAGATCTCCGGACTTATTATCCTGATGGGTGCACTTATTGGTGTATGGGGAAGCTTGATGTCAGTCAGAAAGTTCCTGAAAGTATAA
- the mgtE gene encoding magnesium transporter: MKINMPADQITLQIIKSLKEGKKEEFHGILEELQPYDIARVFEGLPEKHHTRFLLLLSPKQIADLIQELEKPYQLEILTKLGLEKSGHVMDLMENDDLASLLEDLSPDKLEELLSGMKEEESQIVQNIMNYPPETAGRLMTNRFVWIPQHFTVRETVDKLKVFAEYSETINYLYVIDHDKKLVGVVSYRDLILADEKEKIHDIMYSRVISVSADSDQEEVARMIERYDFLAIPVVESNNQLVGIVTVDDIIDVVIREANEDIEKLSASGKAIDFETKAFVAAYRRLPWLILLLFIGIVSGTIISGFEETLSKAVALAFFMPMIAGMTGNTGTQSLAVVVRGLVSRDIDKGVVFRLIFRELKVGLIIGFTCGTLISIIALVWQGNAVLGVVVGSSLVMTLIIGTLAGTIIPIILYKLNIDPAVASGPLITTLNDILSLLIYFGIATMFISKLI; this comes from the coding sequence ATGAAGATAAATATGCCAGCAGATCAAATAACTCTTCAAATCATAAAGTCTTTAAAAGAAGGAAAAAAGGAAGAATTTCATGGAATCTTAGAAGAACTCCAGCCTTATGATATTGCAAGAGTATTCGAGGGACTCCCAGAAAAACATCACACACGCTTCCTGTTATTGCTTTCTCCTAAACAAATCGCTGACTTAATACAGGAGCTGGAAAAACCATATCAGCTGGAGATTCTCACTAAATTAGGATTAGAAAAGTCAGGGCACGTTATGGACTTAATGGAAAATGATGATTTGGCTTCTTTACTTGAAGACTTATCCCCTGACAAATTAGAGGAACTCCTTTCAGGTATGAAGGAGGAAGAGTCCCAAATTGTTCAAAACATCATGAACTATCCTCCTGAAACGGCAGGGCGATTGATGACTAACCGTTTTGTCTGGATACCTCAGCATTTCACTGTTCGAGAAACAGTAGACAAACTTAAAGTGTTTGCTGAGTACTCAGAAACCATAAATTACTTATATGTCATTGATCACGATAAGAAGCTTGTTGGAGTTGTATCCTATCGGGATTTAATCCTGGCCGATGAAAAGGAAAAAATTCACGATATTATGTATAGCCGAGTCATTTCTGTTTCAGCGGATTCTGACCAGGAAGAAGTAGCCCGCATGATTGAGCGATATGATTTCTTGGCAATTCCTGTTGTGGAAAGTAATAACCAGCTGGTAGGGATTGTGACAGTAGACGATATTATTGATGTGGTTATAAGAGAGGCAAATGAAGATATTGAGAAGCTTTCAGCATCAGGTAAAGCCATTGATTTTGAGACGAAGGCATTTGTTGCTGCCTATCGCCGTCTTCCCTGGCTCATTTTACTTTTATTTATTGGTATAGTTTCCGGAACAATAATTAGCGGTTTTGAAGAAACGCTGTCAAAAGCGGTGGCTTTAGCATTCTTTATGCCCATGATAGCAGGTATGACAGGAAATACAGGCACCCAATCTTTAGCTGTTGTCGTAAGAGGGCTGGTTTCCCGTGATATTGACAAAGGGGTGGTTTTCAGGCTTATTTTTAGAGAGTTAAAAGTCGGTCTGATCATTGGATTTACCTGCGGAACATTAATATCCATCATTGCACTCGTTTGGCAAGGAAATGCCGTTTTAGGGGTAGTGGTTGGAAGCTCTTTGGTTATGACACTGATCATTGGAACTTTAGCTGGCACTATCATACCAATCATTCTTTATAAATTAAATATTGACCCTGCCGTGGCTTCAGGTCCATTGATTACAACACTAAATGACATACTCTCATTACTCATTTACTTTGGAATTGCCACAATGTTTATATCAAAATTGATTTAG